From the Gallaecimonas mangrovi genome, one window contains:
- a CDS encoding YagK/YfjJ domain-containing protein, with translation MKIIKSNIILIGQYSFKIYPERQGSIKEILTSIMGQLEAMQSWHSKSHVLRFDLHVPVYSPKNIQIKIFFQRLVKRIQREYDLMRVGYGWAREISQAEKLHYHCFLILNGHQVRHPHNIQSSIQECWQGLVDNGSYHWPLRSYYNLHRGDTLELADAFFRLSYLAKVKSKELNEKKVKVYGMSRIKKRF, from the coding sequence ATGAAAATCATAAAGAGTAATATCATTCTGATTGGACAATATTCTTTTAAAATATATCCAGAGCGACAGGGTAGCATAAAAGAAATTTTAACATCCATAATGGGTCAACTTGAAGCGATGCAATCCTGGCATTCAAAATCCCATGTACTTAGATTTGACCTACATGTTCCTGTTTATTCTCCCAAAAACATCCAGATTAAAATTTTTTTTCAACGATTAGTAAAGAGGATACAACGAGAATATGACTTAATGCGGGTTGGTTATGGATGGGCTAGAGAGATCAGCCAAGCAGAAAAACTACATTACCATTGTTTTCTGATATTAAATGGGCATCAAGTAAGGCACCCTCATAACATCCAAAGCTCGATCCAAGAATGCTGGCAAGGCCTTGTTGATAACGGGTCATATCACTGGCCGTTGCGTAGCTACTACAACCTTCATCGTGGTGACACCCTTGAGCTTGCAGACGCTTTCTTTAGACTTAGCTATTTGGCTAAAGTGAAAAGCAAAGAGCTGAATGAAAAAAAAGTGAAGGTTTATGGCATGAGTCGGATTAAAAAACGTTTTTAA